A stretch of the Proteus sp. ZN5 genome encodes the following:
- the mdtG gene encoding multidrug efflux MFS transporter MdtG, with amino-acid sequence MDLKPRNNSWKRNLYIVWFGCFLTGAGFSLIMPFLPLYVEELGITDHEELNLWTGVAFSITFLFSAIAAPFWGKLSDRKGRKLMLLRSALGMAIVMVLIGFAQNIWQLLVLRALLGILGGFVPNANALIATQVPVKKSGWALGTLSTGAVSGALIGPLIGGMLADLYGLRPVFFITSAVLFICFLVTLFFVSENFTPVSKKDALTTKQVFSSLKNKRLVVCLFFTTMIIQVATGSVTPILTLYIRELTGSISNLAFISGVVASVPGIAALISAPRFGKLGDRIGPDKVLIFTLGLSIFMLIPMALVSNYWELGALRFLLGAVNAAMLPAVQTLILYNITPAIAGRIFSYNQALRDVGNVTGPLMGAFVAASYGFRAVFYFTAAVVFFNLIYSWLSFRTPKEK; translated from the coding sequence ATGGATCTCAAGCCCCGAAATAATTCTTGGAAACGTAATCTCTATATTGTCTGGTTTGGCTGTTTTCTAACTGGCGCTGGTTTTAGTCTGATCATGCCTTTTCTCCCTCTTTATGTAGAAGAACTGGGTATAACTGATCACGAAGAGCTTAATCTTTGGACGGGGGTTGCATTTAGTATTACCTTCCTTTTTTCTGCTATCGCAGCGCCTTTTTGGGGAAAATTATCAGATAGAAAAGGTCGAAAATTAATGCTGTTGCGTTCAGCCCTTGGTATGGCGATTGTGATGGTATTAATTGGATTTGCTCAAAATATATGGCAATTATTAGTACTGCGAGCTTTACTCGGTATATTAGGTGGCTTTGTTCCGAATGCAAATGCGTTAATTGCCACTCAAGTCCCCGTTAAAAAAAGTGGCTGGGCATTAGGTACACTTTCAACTGGTGCTGTGAGTGGTGCCTTAATAGGCCCTTTAATTGGCGGTATGCTTGCCGATCTCTATGGTTTACGCCCTGTCTTCTTTATTACTTCAGCCGTTTTATTTATTTGCTTTTTGGTCACCCTCTTTTTCGTCAGTGAAAACTTCACGCCTGTTTCTAAAAAAGACGCACTAACCACAAAACAGGTCTTTTCATCGCTTAAGAACAAAAGACTCGTGGTATGCCTATTTTTCACCACAATGATCATTCAAGTAGCAACGGGCTCAGTTACGCCAATTCTGACGCTTTATATTCGCGAATTAACAGGATCAATCAGTAATCTTGCCTTTATCAGTGGTGTTGTTGCCTCCGTACCTGGTATCGCAGCACTGATTAGCGCCCCTCGTTTTGGTAAACTAGGCGACCGTATTGGCCCAGATAAAGTCCTTATCTTTACCCTTGGGCTCTCTATTTTTATGTTAATTCCAATGGCGTTGGTTAGTAATTATTGGGAACTTGGTGCACTACGTTTTTTACTTGGTGCCGTTAATGCTGCCATGTTACCTGCCGTACAAACACTTATTCTCTATAACATTACCCCTGCTATTGCAGGTCGAATTTTCAGCTATAACCAAGCACTAAGAGATGTCGGAAATGTTACAGGACCGTTAATGGGTGCTTTTGTTGCTGCAAGCTATGGATTTAGAGCTGTTTTTTATTTCACCGCAGCCGTTGTCTTTTTTAATCTAATTTATTCTTGGTTAAGCTTTAGGACGCCAAAAGAAAAGTAG
- a CDS encoding Kdo(2)-lipid IV(A) acyltransferase: MIKSPPFKKSFLQPKYWLTWFGIGLLYILVLLPYPVIYWLGTRLGRFSKVFLKKRVQIAERNLELCFPQMPKSEREALVNKNFESVGMGLFETGMAWFWPEWRVKRWFKVSGLENISMVQEKGQGILLIGIHFLTLELGARIFGIYNPGVGVYRPNDNPVMDWLQTWGRLRSNKFMIDRKDVKGMIRGLKAGEIIWYAPDHDYGPRKSVFVPLFAVDKAATTTGTYILAKTSHPALIPFTPKRLPEGKGYELIISPPVADFPVDNEENTARAMNKVVEQEILRAPDQYMWLHRRFKTRPEGDASLYNEIKKVH, translated from the coding sequence ATGATAAAGTCACCTCCATTTAAAAAATCATTTTTGCAGCCTAAATATTGGCTGACTTGGTTCGGGATTGGATTACTCTATATTCTGGTTCTCCTTCCTTATCCTGTTATTTATTGGCTAGGGACACGCCTAGGCCGTTTTTCGAAAGTTTTTTTAAAGAAACGCGTCCAAATAGCGGAACGTAATCTTGAGCTCTGTTTTCCACAGATGCCCAAAAGTGAGCGAGAAGCCTTAGTTAATAAAAATTTTGAATCTGTTGGTATGGGATTATTTGAAACTGGCATGGCGTGGTTTTGGCCTGAATGGCGCGTCAAACGTTGGTTTAAAGTCAGTGGACTTGAGAATATCTCAATGGTTCAAGAAAAAGGGCAAGGCATTTTGCTTATTGGCATCCATTTTCTGACACTTGAACTTGGTGCTCGAATTTTTGGTATCTATAACCCAGGGGTCGGTGTTTATCGCCCTAACGATAATCCCGTTATGGACTGGCTACAAACATGGGGTCGATTACGTTCTAATAAATTTATGATCGACAGAAAAGATGTCAAAGGCATGATCCGCGGTTTAAAAGCAGGTGAAATTATTTGGTATGCACCTGACCATGATTATGGCCCGCGTAAAAGTGTTTTTGTGCCTTTGTTTGCTGTTGATAAAGCAGCGACAACAACGGGAACTTATATTCTGGCAAAAACCAGTCATCCTGCACTCATTCCATTTACCCCAAAACGCTTACCTGAAGGTAAGGGTTATGAGTTGATTATCTCACCACCTGTTGCTGATTTTCCTGTTGATAATGAGGAAAATACTGCTAGAGCGATGAATAAAGTGGTTGAACAAGAGATTTTACGCGCACCAGACCAATATATGTGGTTGCATCGTCGCTTTAAAACTCGCCCAGAAGGTGACGCTTCTTTATATAACGAAATAAAGAAAGTGCACTAA
- the ttrR gene encoding tetrathionate respiration response regulator TtrR, with protein sequence MPTIHLVDDDLAVTDACQFLLESLGYSAHVWNDSEFFINNVNLYQQGVVLLDMRMPKPDGRQVHQHLIDKHSTLSVIFLTGHGDIPMAVEEIKKGAIDFLQKPVDSNALLSALDAAFLETNTRFTAHDIRRRYASLTPREKDIAYYVIQGLMNREIAEVACVSIRTVEVHRAKVMDKMAAKNIAELVTALQGIEIISPNL encoded by the coding sequence ATGCCAACAATTCATCTTGTTGATGATGATCTTGCTGTCACTGATGCTTGTCAGTTTTTATTAGAAAGCTTAGGTTATTCAGCCCATGTTTGGAATGATAGCGAGTTCTTTATCAACAACGTCAATCTCTATCAGCAAGGTGTTGTCTTGTTAGATATGAGAATGCCAAAACCTGATGGCAGACAAGTCCACCAACATTTAATTGATAAACACAGTACACTTTCTGTGATTTTTTTAACGGGTCATGGCGATATTCCTATGGCAGTTGAAGAGATCAAAAAAGGGGCTATCGACTTTCTACAAAAACCCGTTGATAGCAATGCGCTGTTATCTGCATTAGATGCCGCATTTCTTGAAACCAATACGCGTTTTACCGCACACGATATTCGCCGCCGCTATGCTTCATTAACCCCAAGAGAAAAAGACATCGCTTATTATGTTATTCAAGGATTAATGAACCGAGAAATAGCAGAAGTTGCTTGTGTGTCAATAAGAACTGTCGAAGTTCATCGAGCAAAAGTGATGGACAAAATGGCAGCTAAAAATATTGCTGAATTGGTGACTGCATTACAAGGCATCGAAATAATTTCACCTAATTTATGA
- the ttrS gene encoding tetrathionate respiration histidine kinase TtrS gives MTIKQTIGIRNAVSIGLLLLFFVLPLQATAKEWTIGVLALRGDASTQRHWHPLVDTLNKQFPSENFVLVPLNLEEMKLAVAKKNVDFLLTNPAQFVQLDNAFPLRWLLSLRSGYEPDNTTRNVIGSLILVRNDSPITSAHELIGKRVGAIAPDAFGGYLLGYKALREEGIDPDKDFTLRFTGFPADALLYLLRDEDINAAIIPVCLLENMDHEGLIRKSDYRPVISYQTNTPCLTSTPLYPNWSFAALDTVPDELVDKVTRVLLTDDSKPMKWGAPASHTQVENLLREVNQHPRQRQLWQDAQSWAIQHQFIIGLSLTAILFLILNQVWVSYLVRRRSRQLEHAHNRLRQQKEELEHAQRLNILGEMASGFAHELNQPLSAIKSYAQGSVIRLKKENESHPLLPALQQIDKQAQRGADIIRNLRLWVGKQTPNTDTILLSHQNIAECIQHIWKLLRVEDKYPQVSLITHINEHDTLCLPETLLEQILSNLITNSLQAGAKVLKISTHKAPDRLLIVIEDDAGGMSHSQLEHPFSPFQTTKTEGLGLGLVICQRLLLSQGADIHIENQKNEQNKVGIKITLIFPNKK, from the coding sequence ATGACGATAAAACAGACAATTGGGATAAGAAACGCAGTAAGCATCGGGTTATTACTGCTCTTTTTTGTACTTCCTCTACAAGCCACTGCAAAAGAGTGGACAATCGGTGTTTTAGCATTACGTGGTGACGCATCAACACAAAGACATTGGCATCCACTTGTTGACACCTTAAATAAACAATTTCCGTCAGAAAACTTTGTATTAGTACCGTTAAATCTGGAAGAGATGAAATTAGCGGTTGCAAAGAAAAATGTTGATTTCTTACTCACAAATCCTGCGCAATTTGTTCAATTAGATAATGCATTTCCATTACGTTGGTTACTCTCTTTACGCTCTGGCTATGAGCCTGATAACACCACACGAAATGTTATTGGTAGCCTAATCCTTGTTCGTAATGATAGCCCGATTACTTCTGCCCATGAATTAATCGGAAAACGCGTTGGTGCCATCGCACCAGATGCCTTTGGTGGCTATCTTTTAGGTTATAAAGCGCTACGAGAAGAGGGCATTGATCCTGATAAAGATTTCACATTGCGTTTCACGGGTTTTCCAGCAGATGCTTTGCTTTATCTCTTACGTGATGAAGATATTAACGCAGCAATTATTCCTGTTTGTTTACTGGAAAATATGGATCATGAAGGGCTTATTCGTAAAAGTGATTACCGCCCCGTGATTTCCTATCAAACCAATACCCCTTGTTTAACCAGTACACCGCTCTACCCTAATTGGTCATTTGCAGCGCTAGATACCGTTCCTGATGAACTTGTTGATAAAGTCACACGCGTTTTACTCACTGACGACAGTAAACCGATGAAGTGGGGAGCTCCGGCTTCACATACTCAAGTTGAAAATCTATTAAGGGAAGTCAACCAGCATCCTCGACAAAGACAGCTTTGGCAAGATGCACAGAGTTGGGCTATTCAGCACCAATTTATTATTGGTCTTTCATTAACAGCTATTCTTTTTCTTATCCTAAACCAAGTCTGGGTCAGCTATTTAGTTAGACGTCGCAGTCGCCAACTGGAACACGCACACAATCGATTAAGACAACAAAAAGAAGAGTTAGAACACGCCCAGCGCTTAAATATATTGGGAGAAATGGCATCCGGATTTGCTCATGAACTTAATCAGCCACTATCTGCTATTAAAAGTTATGCACAAGGGAGTGTTATTCGTCTTAAAAAAGAGAATGAATCGCACCCATTGCTACCTGCATTGCAACAAATAGATAAGCAAGCACAGCGTGGTGCTGATATCATTAGAAATCTACGTTTATGGGTTGGAAAACAAACACCTAACACCGATACGATTTTGCTTTCTCATCAAAATATTGCAGAGTGTATCCAACATATCTGGAAGCTCTTACGCGTAGAAGATAAATACCCACAGGTTTCATTGATCACCCATATTAATGAACATGATACCCTGTGTTTACCCGAAACATTATTAGAGCAAATTTTATCGAATTTAATCACCAATAGTCTCCAAGCTGGCGCTAAGGTACTAAAAATTAGTACTCATAAAGCCCCTGATAGGTTGCTTATTGTCATTGAAGATGATGCAGGTGGAATGAGCCATAGCCAACTTGAGCATCCCTTTTCCCCATTCCAAACAACAAAAACGGAAGGTCTTGGATTAGGTTTGGTGATTTGCCAACGTTTATTACTTTCTCAAGGTGCTGATATTCATATTGAAAACCAAAAGAATGAACAAAATAAAGTTGGAATAAAAATTACACTTATTTTCCCTAACAAAAAATAA
- the ttrB gene encoding tetrathionate reductase subunit TtrB, whose product MDLGKRKFLQQLGVLTAGASLVPLAEAGIKLSPERREGSEDKRYGMLIDLRRCVGCQSCTVSCNIENQTPQGQFRTTVNQYQVAIKGQEGITNVLLPRLCNHCDEPPCVPVCPVQATFQRKDGIVVVDNERCVGCAYCVQACPYDARFINHSTQTADKCTFCAHRLEVGLLPACVESCVGGARIIGDMKDPNSTISKMLRTHEKELKVLKPESGTLPQVFYLGLDDAFVQPLAGQGQPALWQQEVHS is encoded by the coding sequence ATGGATCTTGGAAAACGAAAATTTCTACAACAATTAGGGGTCCTTACTGCTGGTGCTTCACTGGTTCCTTTAGCTGAAGCCGGCATTAAATTATCACCTGAGCGTCGTGAAGGCTCGGAAGATAAACGCTATGGAATGCTGATTGATTTACGCCGTTGTGTAGGATGCCAGTCCTGTACAGTAAGCTGTAATATTGAGAATCAGACTCCTCAAGGACAATTTAGGACGACAGTAAACCAATATCAGGTTGCTATCAAGGGGCAAGAGGGGATAACCAACGTCTTACTGCCTAGATTGTGTAACCACTGTGATGAACCACCTTGTGTGCCAGTTTGCCCTGTTCAAGCAACTTTCCAACGCAAAGACGGTATTGTCGTTGTTGATAATGAACGTTGTGTTGGCTGTGCTTATTGTGTTCAAGCATGTCCTTACGATGCTCGTTTTATTAATCACTCAACACAAACAGCAGATAAATGTACTTTCTGCGCACATCGCCTCGAAGTTGGATTACTGCCAGCGTGCGTTGAATCTTGTGTCGGCGGTGCTCGTATTATCGGCGATATGAAAGATCCTAATAGCACTATCAGCAAAATGCTACGTACACATGAAAAAGAGCTGAAAGTATTAAAACCAGAAAGCGGCACATTGCCACAAGTTTTCTATCTCGGCCTCGATGATGCATTTGTACAACCGTTAGCCGGTCAAGGACAACCCGCATTATGGCAGCAGGAGGTTCACTCATGA
- the ttrC gene encoding tetrathionate reductase subunit TtrC, with amino-acid sequence MIPQVSQIQEVIASPQEYFWLPWAVQYFFFIGIACSATLYACWQCWKGRAGNQRLEAVAVFIAVTAGITAPLALTADLHQTARVWHFYAYPTPWSWMAWGSLLLPLFSAFSMLYFAAMVVRLVWKREYKLTRWVALACSLTAIGLLLYTGREASILKARPVLYTYWLPILLFFSAMQVLPTLLALGTRREPVHQRELAMWFVSSLMLLAVCTGFWIAGDTISGQAIREQLAMGSLGWWSAMGVITLWVISVAMGLLMAKQARSVAFITIMAFVSMGLAWVLRWLMLMGAQYIPKYNIITNPYEFTLGNDGLMAIVGTFGLWIALTILFRESIRWVVRRVQHG; translated from the coding sequence ATGATCCCGCAAGTTTCTCAAATTCAAGAAGTCATCGCGAGCCCTCAAGAATATTTTTGGTTACCTTGGGCTGTACAATATTTCTTTTTTATCGGTATTGCTTGTAGTGCAACGCTTTATGCATGTTGGCAGTGCTGGAAAGGTCGTGCAGGTAATCAACGTTTAGAAGCCGTTGCCGTGTTTATTGCAGTAACAGCGGGTATTACAGCACCTCTTGCTTTAACGGCTGATTTACACCAAACAGCACGAGTGTGGCACTTTTATGCTTATCCAACACCGTGGTCATGGATGGCATGGGGGTCACTGTTACTACCGTTATTTTCAGCGTTTAGTATGCTCTACTTTGCAGCGATGGTTGTTCGCTTAGTGTGGAAGCGTGAATACAAATTAACGCGTTGGGTTGCATTAGCTTGCTCATTAACTGCGATTGGTTTGCTGTTATATACAGGTCGTGAAGCTTCTATCTTAAAAGCAAGACCTGTGTTGTATACCTATTGGTTACCAATATTGCTGTTCTTTAGTGCAATGCAAGTGTTACCGACATTACTGGCATTAGGCACACGTCGTGAACCGGTACATCAGCGTGAATTAGCGATGTGGTTTGTAAGTTCGCTGATGTTATTAGCAGTATGTACTGGCTTTTGGATTGCAGGCGATACGATTTCAGGTCAGGCAATCAGAGAACAATTAGCAATGGGAAGTCTTGGCTGGTGGAGTGCTATGGGTGTTATCACACTATGGGTTATCTCTGTCGCGATGGGACTTTTGATGGCAAAACAAGCTCGTTCGGTTGCATTTATTACCATCATGGCATTTGTATCAATGGGACTTGCGTGGGTATTACGTTGGTTGATGTTGATGGGTGCTCAATACATTCCAAAATATAACATAATTACAAACCCTTATGAGTTTACGCTAGGTAATGATGGACTGATGGCAATTGTCGGTACATTTGGATTGTGGATAGCGTTAACCATTTTATTTAGAGAAAGTATTCGTTGGGTTGTCAGGAGAGTGCAGCATGGCTAA
- the ttrA gene encoding tetrathionate reductase subunit TtrA — protein MAKFTRRQWLKGGLVIGGIAAFAASYRDVAKRAIDGLVDGTSGKVTLDRINGNSLLPEGKVVKDAKWQANTDQSVCMTQCFGCWTQCGVRARVDRANNKVLRIAGNPYHPLSHDHHFGYNMPIKEAFEKMGGESGLENRSTACARGATMMESLDSPTRILEPMKRVGKRGEGKWKRISFEQLIQEIVEGGDLFGEGHVDGLRAIRDLDTLIDPKQPALGPKANQLLMTNAGDDGRDTFIRRFAQNSFGSKNFGAHGSYCGLAYRAGSGALMNDLDKNAHVKPDWDYVEFALFLGTSPAQSGNPFKRQGRQLANARIRDSFNYVVVAPALPLTTTLANDHGHWVPVQPGTDAALVMGMIRWIIENNRYNAEYLSVPSEVSMKNVGEKSWTNATHLVISDEKHPLSGQMLTTAHFNDVAEGEEQTLVLSLEGELVPSTQVDKAQLFATYTVTLKTGATVTVKSSFQLLDEAAKRMTLAEYSERCKVPETTIAALGREFTAYGRKAAVISHGGMMGGNGFYTAWGVIMLNALIGNLNLKGGVSVGGGKFNGATDGPCYKMDSFKGKVKPKGMVLSRSKAAYEKSDEYRERVEKGESPYPAKAPWYPFAAGQLTEQLGSALAGYPYSLKAWITNMTNPIYGIAGIRQVMEERLKDPKHLPLIIGIDAFMNETTALADYIVPDTHNFESWGFSAPWSGVQTKASTARWPIIEPRVAKTADGQPISMETFCIAVAKALDLPGFGDKAIEDMDGNFYPINSAEDYYLRVAANMAFMGEKPVAPATNEDILLSGVDRILPAITSTLKNEEVLQVAYIYTRGGRFAPYEKAWNGDETGPQWKKPLQIWNEEVAKNHHAITGERYSGCPTYYPPRLSDGSDIHQHYPEEQWPLKLMSFKSHVVSSSTGMIQRLRMVKPSNLVAINPQDGKKWGVNHGDKVRIVTPGGQVEAEISLLDGVMPGVLAIEHGYGHQELGSRQHYLDEQPLPMDKGIGNGINLNDLGFADPTRQITNTWLDWVSGASVRQGLPAKIERIA, from the coding sequence ATGGCTAAGTTTACAAGACGTCAATGGCTTAAAGGTGGGTTAGTTATCGGTGGTATTGCCGCATTCGCTGCTAGCTACCGTGATGTTGCTAAACGTGCCATAGATGGTTTAGTTGATGGCACATCAGGCAAAGTGACACTTGATAGGATCAACGGAAACTCGTTATTACCTGAAGGTAAAGTTGTAAAAGACGCAAAATGGCAGGCGAATACAGATCAATCTGTTTGTATGACACAATGTTTTGGTTGCTGGACACAATGTGGTGTCCGTGCCCGTGTTGATAGAGCAAACAATAAAGTTTTACGTATTGCAGGTAATCCTTATCACCCACTTTCTCATGATCACCACTTTGGCTATAACATGCCAATTAAAGAAGCATTTGAAAAAATGGGTGGTGAAAGTGGTTTAGAAAACCGTTCTACAGCTTGTGCTCGTGGTGCAACCATGATGGAAAGCTTAGATAGCCCAACTCGTATTCTTGAACCGATGAAACGTGTGGGTAAACGCGGTGAAGGTAAATGGAAACGTATCAGTTTTGAGCAGTTGATCCAAGAAATTGTAGAAGGTGGCGATCTCTTTGGTGAAGGTCATGTTGATGGTTTACGCGCCATTCGTGATTTAGATACTTTAATCGATCCAAAGCAACCTGCTTTAGGCCCTAAAGCTAACCAGTTATTAATGACAAATGCGGGGGATGATGGACGTGATACGTTTATTCGTCGCTTTGCTCAAAACTCATTTGGTAGTAAAAACTTTGGTGCCCATGGCTCTTATTGTGGATTAGCGTACCGAGCTGGCTCTGGTGCGTTAATGAATGATTTAGATAAAAATGCCCACGTTAAACCTGACTGGGATTACGTTGAATTTGCACTGTTTTTGGGAACATCACCAGCACAATCAGGTAACCCATTTAAGCGTCAAGGTCGTCAATTAGCTAATGCTCGTATTCGTGATTCGTTCAATTATGTGGTTGTTGCGCCTGCATTACCGTTAACAACGACATTGGCTAACGATCATGGTCATTGGGTTCCTGTTCAACCGGGAACAGATGCGGCTTTAGTAATGGGGATGATCCGCTGGATCATTGAAAACAATCGCTACAATGCAGAATACCTGTCGGTGCCAAGCGAAGTTTCAATGAAAAATGTAGGTGAGAAAAGCTGGACAAATGCTACTCATCTTGTGATCAGTGACGAAAAGCACCCTCTGTCAGGGCAAATGCTAACAACAGCACATTTTAATGATGTTGCAGAAGGGGAAGAGCAAACCTTAGTATTATCACTTGAAGGTGAATTAGTTCCATCAACCCAAGTCGATAAAGCTCAGCTGTTTGCTACGTACACAGTGACATTAAAAACGGGTGCTACCGTTACAGTTAAATCAAGTTTCCAATTACTTGATGAAGCTGCTAAGCGTATGACACTGGCAGAATATAGTGAGCGTTGTAAAGTACCAGAGACAACAATTGCTGCATTAGGGCGTGAATTTACGGCATATGGCCGAAAAGCCGCAGTTATCTCTCATGGTGGTATGATGGGAGGGAATGGTTTCTATACAGCGTGGGGCGTGATTATGCTTAATGCGCTAATAGGCAACTTAAACCTTAAAGGTGGGGTGTCTGTTGGTGGCGGTAAGTTTAATGGTGCAACTGATGGCCCATGTTACAAAATGGATAGCTTTAAAGGTAAAGTTAAACCCAAAGGTATGGTGTTATCACGCAGTAAAGCCGCCTATGAAAAATCTGATGAGTACCGTGAGCGTGTAGAGAAAGGGGAATCTCCATATCCTGCAAAAGCACCTTGGTATCCGTTTGCTGCTGGACAATTAACTGAACAACTAGGCTCTGCATTAGCAGGTTATCCTTATTCATTAAAAGCATGGATAACGAATATGACCAACCCTATTTATGGGATTGCAGGTATTCGCCAAGTAATGGAAGAGCGTCTAAAAGATCCGAAGCATCTACCTTTAATTATTGGTATTGATGCCTTTATGAATGAAACAACAGCGCTAGCTGATTATATTGTTCCTGATACGCATAACTTTGAAAGCTGGGGTTTCAGTGCTCCTTGGTCTGGTGTTCAAACTAAAGCAAGTACAGCGCGTTGGCCGATTATTGAACCTCGTGTTGCAAAAACAGCAGATGGTCAACCCATTTCAATGGAAACATTCTGTATTGCTGTGGCAAAAGCTTTAGATTTACCGGGCTTTGGTGATAAAGCAATTGAAGATATGGATGGTAACTTCTATCCAATCAATAGTGCTGAAGACTACTATTTACGTGTTGCAGCCAATATGGCATTTATGGGGGAGAAACCTGTCGCACCAGCAACCAATGAAGATATTCTATTGAGTGGTGTAGACCGTATTTTACCAGCGATAACGTCAACGCTAAAAAATGAAGAAGTTCTTCAAGTTGCGTATATTTATACACGTGGTGGTCGTTTTGCACCTTATGAAAAAGCATGGAATGGTGATGAAACTGGACCACAGTGGAAAAAACCATTGCAGATTTGGAATGAAGAAGTTGCGAAAAATCATCACGCAATAACAGGTGAACGTTATAGTGGCTGCCCGACGTATTATCCACCGCGTTTATCAGATGGTAGTGATATTCATCAACACTACCCTGAAGAGCAATGGCCATTAAAATTAATGTCCTTTAAATCTCATGTGGTAAGTAGTTCAACAGGCATGATCCAACGTTTAAGAATGGTGAAACCGAGTAACTTAGTCGCAATTAATCCTCAAGATGGTAAAAAATGGGGAGTTAATCATGGTGATAAAGTTCGCATTGTTACACCGGGTGGGCAAGTTGAAGCCGAAATCAGCTTACTAGACGGCGTAATGCCAGGTGTTTTAGCGATTGAACATGGATATGGGCATCAAGAGTTAGGCTCTCGTCAGCATTACTTAGATGAACAACCATTACCGATGGATAAAGGCATTGGCAATGGTATCAACCTTAATGATTTAGGGTTTGCCGATCCAACACGTCAAATCACTAATACTTGGTTAGATTGGGTCTCTGGCGCATCTGTTCGTCAAGGCTTACCTGCTAAGATTGAGCGTATAGCTTAA
- a CDS encoding LuxR C-terminal-related transcriptional regulator produces MKVLIIDECFFTRNGIKHYFSKRNVRHEIIDISSIQEANNYINHSMPDIIFIDLTKYCREIAHCPHLQFFFISTRSCRLYLYIDANYPDKERPIALTNNCFILPKKILPWVLEKTSLFTSRCQVFFPTYKHSLCSIFSLQEQKIINYWMNEIPNHQIAKKLSISSSTVYSHKRHITEKINVKNRIELFFIYNILKYIYEK; encoded by the coding sequence GTGAAAGTATTAATTATTGATGAATGTTTTTTTACTCGTAATGGTATAAAACATTATTTTTCGAAGAGAAATGTAAGACATGAAATAATTGACATATCATCTATACAAGAAGCAAATAATTATATTAATCATTCAATGCCAGATATTATATTCATTGATCTTACAAAGTATTGTCGGGAAATAGCACATTGCCCACATTTGCAGTTTTTTTTCATTTCAACAAGAAGTTGCCGTCTTTATCTTTATATTGATGCAAACTACCCAGACAAAGAAAGACCTATCGCATTGACAAATAACTGTTTTATTCTCCCAAAGAAGATCCTACCTTGGGTACTTGAAAAGACATCTTTATTCACTTCTCGTTGCCAAGTTTTCTTTCCAACCTATAAACATTCATTATGTTCTATTTTTAGTTTACAAGAACAAAAGATAATTAATTATTGGATGAATGAAATACCTAATCACCAGATTGCTAAAAAACTGTCCATTAGTAGTAGCACCGTGTATTCACACAAAAGACATATTACCGAAAAAATTAATGTGAAAAATCGAATTGAATTATTTTTCATATATAATATTTTAAAATATATATACGAGAAATAA
- the bssS gene encoding biofilm formation regulator BssS, with product MSRKNEVIQTHPVVGWDISTVDIYDAMMLRLHYLPENEHHPENAVVDKTLWLTTDIAKQLIHILQAGIDKIESSEDSVSDNTKH from the coding sequence ATGAGTAGAAAAAATGAAGTTATTCAGACACATCCTGTTGTAGGCTGGGACATCAGTACCGTTGACATCTACGATGCCATGATGTTGCGTTTACATTATCTTCCTGAAAACGAGCATCATCCAGAAAACGCAGTTGTAGATAAGACACTTTGGCTCACAACAGACATAGCTAAACAGTTGATTCATATTCTTCAAGCAGGTATTGATAAAATTGAATCATCTGAAGATTCTGTTTCAGACAACACCAAGCATTAA